TCTGCGCGCTGTGCCCTAGGGCGGGCGGGCCGCTCGGTGGAAGCCAGCCATCCTTGCCAGGCTCCCCCCTCCCGAAATCCACAAAGTTAGTTGCTCTATATATGTACCTGCAGGCGGACGTTGAGAATCACTGAGGCCACCACGTAGAAGTAGGGGAAGTTGGTGCGCAGCCGCCAGGCCAGGTCGAAGAAGATGATCAGCGTGCGCGTGAGCCCCTTGCAGAAGGCGCCGTAGGAGCCACGAGCCGCCCTGGAGCGCGACAGCCGCACCACCAGGCCCGATAGGGCCGCCGCTGCCGCCATCGGTCTGGTGTCGCCTCCCAAACgagtgcagggagcccagggcttcCAGCCAGCAGTGCTGACCCACCGATCGACGGACCGAGGGATGCGCGCGGGGGCAATCCGCGTGGGGGGCCCACTGGGCTCCGGTCGATGCTAGCCGCGCTGCACCGCACACGCCCTCCTTCCTGGCTGTTCTCGGGCAGCGGCGATCCGTGATTGTTGGTGCTTCGCCGGGCCGCCAGGCTGAGCT
The Vulpes vulpes isolate BD-2025 chromosome X, VulVul3, whole genome shotgun sequence genome window above contains:
- the LOC112912392 gene encoding small integral membrane protein 10-like protein 2A — translated: MAAAAALSGLVVRLSRSRAARGSYGAFCKGLTRTLIIFFDLAWRLRTNFPYFYVVASVILNVRLQVHI